From Apteryx mantelli isolate bAptMan1 chromosome 14, bAptMan1.hap1, whole genome shotgun sequence, the proteins below share one genomic window:
- the ZNF346 gene encoding zinc finger protein 346 isoform X1 — protein sequence MADGAGSNGDAVALPVGKEAVDRMIRENSHIFTDAQCKVCSALLISESQKLAHYQSKKHANKVRRYLSIHGEEELAHGKKMKLDAKQESKQESSNGEDRNKCCPICNMTFSSPAVATSHYLGKTHAKNMKQQSPKVEVSIHPTEVVPPQKHPATLPASTVSSNEENKDITDPDKFCSLCHATFNNPLMAKQHYVGKKHRKQETKHKLMAHYGRTPDAPASSFMAGKGYPCNTCNIVLNSIEQYQAHISGFKHKNQMPGAVPIVGPFPPQQYVREESTAPGGYSYFSQDF from the exons ATGGCGGACGGGGCGGGTAGCAACGGGGACGCGGTGGCGCTGCCGGTGGGCAAGGAggcag TCGATCGTATGATCAGAGAGAACAGTCACATTTTCACAGACGCCCAGTGTAAAGTGTGTAGTGCTCTGCTCATCTCAGAGTCCCAGAAGCTTGCTCATTACCAG AGTAAGAAACATGCAAACAAAGTGAGGCGGTATTTGTCTATCCATGGTGAAGAGGAGCTTGCACATGGGAAGAAAATGAAGCTGGATGCTAAGCAG GAGagcaagcaggagagcagcaatGGGGAAGACAGGAACAAGTGTTGTCCCATCTGTAACATGACCTTTTCCTCTCCGGCTGTGGCAACCTCTCACTACTTAGGCAAGACTCATGCCAAGAACATGAAGCAGCAGTCCCCCAAAGTGGAAG TTTCGATCCACCCTACAGAAGTGGTGCCCCCCCAGAAACATCCTGCCACCCTCCCTGCCTCTACTGTGTCTTCTAATGAAGAGAACAAGGACATTACTGACCCAGACAAGTTCTGTAGCCTCTGCCATGCTACTTTCAACAACCCCCTCATGGCAAAACAGCATTATGTAGGCAAGAAGCACAGAAAGCAAGAGACCAAACACAAGCTGATGGCGCACTATGGCCGAACCCCTGATGCACCAGCATCGTCCTTCATGG CTGGGAAGGGGTACCCCTGCAACACATGTAACATAGTACTGAACTCCATAGAGCAGTACCAAGCTCACATCAGTGGCTTCAAACACAAGAATCA GATGCCAGGAGCAGTGCCGATTGTAGGACCATTCCCACCACAGCAGTATGTTCGGGAAGAGTCAACTGCCCCAGGAGGCTACAGTTATTTCAGCCAAGACTTCTAG
- the ZNF346 gene encoding zinc finger protein 346 isoform X7 has product MADGAGSNGDAVALPVGKEAVDRMIRENSHIFTDAQCKVCSALLISESQKLAHYQSKKHANKVRRYLSIHGEEELAHGKKMKLDAKQESKQESSNGEDRNKCCPICNMTFSSPAVATSHYLGKTHAKNMKQQSPKVEVSIHPTEVVPPQKHPATLPASTVSSNEENKDITDPDKFCSLCHATFNNPLMAKQHYVGKKHRKQETKHKLMAHYGRTPDAPASSFMGTRLLASCVC; this is encoded by the exons ATGGCGGACGGGGCGGGTAGCAACGGGGACGCGGTGGCGCTGCCGGTGGGCAAGGAggcag TCGATCGTATGATCAGAGAGAACAGTCACATTTTCACAGACGCCCAGTGTAAAGTGTGTAGTGCTCTGCTCATCTCAGAGTCCCAGAAGCTTGCTCATTACCAG AGTAAGAAACATGCAAACAAAGTGAGGCGGTATTTGTCTATCCATGGTGAAGAGGAGCTTGCACATGGGAAGAAAATGAAGCTGGATGCTAAGCAG GAGagcaagcaggagagcagcaatGGGGAAGACAGGAACAAGTGTTGTCCCATCTGTAACATGACCTTTTCCTCTCCGGCTGTGGCAACCTCTCACTACTTAGGCAAGACTCATGCCAAGAACATGAAGCAGCAGTCCCCCAAAGTGGAAG TTTCGATCCACCCTACAGAAGTGGTGCCCCCCCAGAAACATCCTGCCACCCTCCCTGCCTCTACTGTGTCTTCTAATGAAGAGAACAAGGACATTACTGACCCAGACAAGTTCTGTAGCCTCTGCCATGCTACTTTCAACAACCCCCTCATGGCAAAACAGCATTATGTAGGCAAGAAGCACAGAAAGCAAGAGACCAAACACAAGCTGATGGCGCACTATGGCCGAACCCCTGATGCACCAGCATCGTCCTTCATGG GCACCAGGTTGTTGGCTAGCTGTGTGTGTTAA
- the ZNF346 gene encoding zinc finger protein 346 isoform X6 has protein sequence MIRENSHIFTDAQCKVCSALLISESQKLAHYQSKKHANKVRRYLSIHGEEELAHGKKMKLDAKQESKQESSNGEDRNKCCPICNMTFSSPAVATSHYLGKTHAKNMKQQSPKVEVSIHPTEVVPPQKHPATLPASTVSSNEENKDITDPDKFCSLCHATFNNPLMAKQHYVGKKHRKQETKHKLMAHYGRTPDAPASSFMAGKGYPCNTCNIVLNSIEQYQAHISGFKHKNQMPGAVPIVGPFPPQQYVREESTAPGGYSYFSQDF, from the exons ATGATCAGAGAGAACAGTCACATTTTCACAGACGCCCAGTGTAAAGTGTGTAGTGCTCTGCTCATCTCAGAGTCCCAGAAGCTTGCTCATTACCAG AGTAAGAAACATGCAAACAAAGTGAGGCGGTATTTGTCTATCCATGGTGAAGAGGAGCTTGCACATGGGAAGAAAATGAAGCTGGATGCTAAGCAG GAGagcaagcaggagagcagcaatGGGGAAGACAGGAACAAGTGTTGTCCCATCTGTAACATGACCTTTTCCTCTCCGGCTGTGGCAACCTCTCACTACTTAGGCAAGACTCATGCCAAGAACATGAAGCAGCAGTCCCCCAAAGTGGAAG TTTCGATCCACCCTACAGAAGTGGTGCCCCCCCAGAAACATCCTGCCACCCTCCCTGCCTCTACTGTGTCTTCTAATGAAGAGAACAAGGACATTACTGACCCAGACAAGTTCTGTAGCCTCTGCCATGCTACTTTCAACAACCCCCTCATGGCAAAACAGCATTATGTAGGCAAGAAGCACAGAAAGCAAGAGACCAAACACAAGCTGATGGCGCACTATGGCCGAACCCCTGATGCACCAGCATCGTCCTTCATGG CTGGGAAGGGGTACCCCTGCAACACATGTAACATAGTACTGAACTCCATAGAGCAGTACCAAGCTCACATCAGTGGCTTCAAACACAAGAATCA GATGCCAGGAGCAGTGCCGATTGTAGGACCATTCCCACCACAGCAGTATGTTCGGGAAGAGTCAACTGCCCCAGGAGGCTACAGTTATTTCAGCCAAGACTTCTAG
- the ZNF346 gene encoding zinc finger protein 346 isoform X9: MADGAGSNGDAVALPVGKEAVDRMIRENSHIFTDAQCKVCSALLISESQKLAHYQSKKHANKVRRYLSIHGEEELAHGKKMKLDAKQESKQESSNGEDRNKCCPICNMTFSSPAVATSHYLGKTHAKNMKQQSPKVEVSIHPTEVVPPQKHPATLPASTVSSNEENKDITDPDKFCSLCHATFNNPLMAKQHYVGKKHRKQETKHKLMAHYGRTPDAPASSFMESAIFP; this comes from the exons ATGGCGGACGGGGCGGGTAGCAACGGGGACGCGGTGGCGCTGCCGGTGGGCAAGGAggcag TCGATCGTATGATCAGAGAGAACAGTCACATTTTCACAGACGCCCAGTGTAAAGTGTGTAGTGCTCTGCTCATCTCAGAGTCCCAGAAGCTTGCTCATTACCAG AGTAAGAAACATGCAAACAAAGTGAGGCGGTATTTGTCTATCCATGGTGAAGAGGAGCTTGCACATGGGAAGAAAATGAAGCTGGATGCTAAGCAG GAGagcaagcaggagagcagcaatGGGGAAGACAGGAACAAGTGTTGTCCCATCTGTAACATGACCTTTTCCTCTCCGGCTGTGGCAACCTCTCACTACTTAGGCAAGACTCATGCCAAGAACATGAAGCAGCAGTCCCCCAAAGTGGAAG TTTCGATCCACCCTACAGAAGTGGTGCCCCCCCAGAAACATCCTGCCACCCTCCCTGCCTCTACTGTGTCTTCTAATGAAGAGAACAAGGACATTACTGACCCAGACAAGTTCTGTAGCCTCTGCCATGCTACTTTCAACAACCCCCTCATGGCAAAACAGCATTATGTAGGCAAGAAGCACAGAAAGCAAGAGACCAAACACAAGCTGATGGCGCACTATGGCCGAACCCCTGATGCACCAGCATCGTCCTTCATGG AATCTGCCATCTTCCCTTAG
- the ZNF346 gene encoding zinc finger protein 346 isoform X3 — MADGAGSNGDAVALPVGKEAVDRMIRENSHIFTDAQCKVCSALLISESQKLAHYQSKKHANKVRRYLSIHGEEELAHGKKMKLDAKQESKQESSNGEDRNKCCPICNMTFSSPAVATSHYLGKTHAKNMKQQSPKVEVSIHPTEVVPPQKHPATLPASTVSSNEENKDITDPDKFCSLCHATFNNPLMAKQHYVGKKHRKQETKHKLMAHYGRTPDAPASSFMAGKGYPCNTCNIVLNSIEQYQAHISGFKHKNHFFHSSLCRQLWGAAEVEALRLLLALDG, encoded by the exons ATGGCGGACGGGGCGGGTAGCAACGGGGACGCGGTGGCGCTGCCGGTGGGCAAGGAggcag TCGATCGTATGATCAGAGAGAACAGTCACATTTTCACAGACGCCCAGTGTAAAGTGTGTAGTGCTCTGCTCATCTCAGAGTCCCAGAAGCTTGCTCATTACCAG AGTAAGAAACATGCAAACAAAGTGAGGCGGTATTTGTCTATCCATGGTGAAGAGGAGCTTGCACATGGGAAGAAAATGAAGCTGGATGCTAAGCAG GAGagcaagcaggagagcagcaatGGGGAAGACAGGAACAAGTGTTGTCCCATCTGTAACATGACCTTTTCCTCTCCGGCTGTGGCAACCTCTCACTACTTAGGCAAGACTCATGCCAAGAACATGAAGCAGCAGTCCCCCAAAGTGGAAG TTTCGATCCACCCTACAGAAGTGGTGCCCCCCCAGAAACATCCTGCCACCCTCCCTGCCTCTACTGTGTCTTCTAATGAAGAGAACAAGGACATTACTGACCCAGACAAGTTCTGTAGCCTCTGCCATGCTACTTTCAACAACCCCCTCATGGCAAAACAGCATTATGTAGGCAAGAAGCACAGAAAGCAAGAGACCAAACACAAGCTGATGGCGCACTATGGCCGAACCCCTGATGCACCAGCATCGTCCTTCATGG CTGGGAAGGGGTACCCCTGCAACACATGTAACATAGTACTGAACTCCATAGAGCAGTACCAAGCTCACATCAGTGGCTTCAAACACAAGAATCA CTTCTtccacagctccctctgcagaCAGCTCTGGGGTGCTGCTGAAGTAGAAGCCCTTCGGTTGCTTTTGGCTCTCGACGGCTGA
- the ZNF346 gene encoding zinc finger protein 346 isoform X5, translating into MADGAGSNGDAVALPVGKEAVDRMIRENSHIFTDAQCKVCSALLISESQKLAHYQSKKHANKVRRYLSIHGEEELAHGKKMKLDAKQESKQESSNGEDRNKCCPICNMTFSSPAVATSHYLGKTHAKNMKQQSPKVEVSIHPTEVVPPQKHPATLPASTVSSNEENKDITDPDKFCSLCHATFNNPLMAKQHYVGKKHRKQETKHKLMAHYGRTPDAPASSFMAGKGYPCNTCNIVLNSIEQYQAHISGFKHKNQICHLPLGQAPAGLGLPS; encoded by the exons ATGGCGGACGGGGCGGGTAGCAACGGGGACGCGGTGGCGCTGCCGGTGGGCAAGGAggcag TCGATCGTATGATCAGAGAGAACAGTCACATTTTCACAGACGCCCAGTGTAAAGTGTGTAGTGCTCTGCTCATCTCAGAGTCCCAGAAGCTTGCTCATTACCAG AGTAAGAAACATGCAAACAAAGTGAGGCGGTATTTGTCTATCCATGGTGAAGAGGAGCTTGCACATGGGAAGAAAATGAAGCTGGATGCTAAGCAG GAGagcaagcaggagagcagcaatGGGGAAGACAGGAACAAGTGTTGTCCCATCTGTAACATGACCTTTTCCTCTCCGGCTGTGGCAACCTCTCACTACTTAGGCAAGACTCATGCCAAGAACATGAAGCAGCAGTCCCCCAAAGTGGAAG TTTCGATCCACCCTACAGAAGTGGTGCCCCCCCAGAAACATCCTGCCACCCTCCCTGCCTCTACTGTGTCTTCTAATGAAGAGAACAAGGACATTACTGACCCAGACAAGTTCTGTAGCCTCTGCCATGCTACTTTCAACAACCCCCTCATGGCAAAACAGCATTATGTAGGCAAGAAGCACAGAAAGCAAGAGACCAAACACAAGCTGATGGCGCACTATGGCCGAACCCCTGATGCACCAGCATCGTCCTTCATGG CTGGGAAGGGGTACCCCTGCAACACATGTAACATAGTACTGAACTCCATAGAGCAGTACCAAGCTCACATCAGTGGCTTCAAACACAAGAATCA AATCTGCCATCTTCCCTTAGGACAGGCTCCTGCTGGTCTGGGTTTGCCTTCCTAA
- the ZNF346 gene encoding zinc finger protein 346 isoform X4 → MADGAGSNGDAVALPVGKEAVDRMIRENSHIFTDAQCKVCSALLISESQKLAHYQSKKHANKVRRYLSIHGEEELAHGKKMKLDAKQESKQESSNGEDRNKCCPICNMTFSSPAVATSHYLGKTHAKNMKQQSPKVEVSIHPTEVVPPQKHPATLPASTVSSNEENKDITDPDKFCSLCHATFNNPLMAKQHYVGKKHRKQETKHKLMAHYGRTPDAPASSFMAGKGYPCNTCNIVLNSIEQYQAHISGFKHKNHSLCRQLWGAAEVEALRLLLALDG, encoded by the exons ATGGCGGACGGGGCGGGTAGCAACGGGGACGCGGTGGCGCTGCCGGTGGGCAAGGAggcag TCGATCGTATGATCAGAGAGAACAGTCACATTTTCACAGACGCCCAGTGTAAAGTGTGTAGTGCTCTGCTCATCTCAGAGTCCCAGAAGCTTGCTCATTACCAG AGTAAGAAACATGCAAACAAAGTGAGGCGGTATTTGTCTATCCATGGTGAAGAGGAGCTTGCACATGGGAAGAAAATGAAGCTGGATGCTAAGCAG GAGagcaagcaggagagcagcaatGGGGAAGACAGGAACAAGTGTTGTCCCATCTGTAACATGACCTTTTCCTCTCCGGCTGTGGCAACCTCTCACTACTTAGGCAAGACTCATGCCAAGAACATGAAGCAGCAGTCCCCCAAAGTGGAAG TTTCGATCCACCCTACAGAAGTGGTGCCCCCCCAGAAACATCCTGCCACCCTCCCTGCCTCTACTGTGTCTTCTAATGAAGAGAACAAGGACATTACTGACCCAGACAAGTTCTGTAGCCTCTGCCATGCTACTTTCAACAACCCCCTCATGGCAAAACAGCATTATGTAGGCAAGAAGCACAGAAAGCAAGAGACCAAACACAAGCTGATGGCGCACTATGGCCGAACCCCTGATGCACCAGCATCGTCCTTCATGG CTGGGAAGGGGTACCCCTGCAACACATGTAACATAGTACTGAACTCCATAGAGCAGTACCAAGCTCACATCAGTGGCTTCAAACACAAGAATCA ctccctctgcagaCAGCTCTGGGGTGCTGCTGAAGTAGAAGCCCTTCGGTTGCTTTTGGCTCTCGACGGCTGA
- the ZNF346 gene encoding zinc finger protein 346 isoform X2 produces MADGAGSNGDAVALPVGKEAVDRMIRENSHIFTDAQCKVCSALLISESQKLAHYQSKKHANKVRRYLSIHGEEELAHGKKMKLDAKQESKQESSNGEDRNKCCPICNMTFSSPAVATSHYLGKTHAKNMKQQSPKVEEVVPPQKHPATLPASTVSSNEENKDITDPDKFCSLCHATFNNPLMAKQHYVGKKHRKQETKHKLMAHYGRTPDAPASSFMAGKGYPCNTCNIVLNSIEQYQAHISGFKHKNQMPGAVPIVGPFPPQQYVREESTAPGGYSYFSQDF; encoded by the exons ATGGCGGACGGGGCGGGTAGCAACGGGGACGCGGTGGCGCTGCCGGTGGGCAAGGAggcag TCGATCGTATGATCAGAGAGAACAGTCACATTTTCACAGACGCCCAGTGTAAAGTGTGTAGTGCTCTGCTCATCTCAGAGTCCCAGAAGCTTGCTCATTACCAG AGTAAGAAACATGCAAACAAAGTGAGGCGGTATTTGTCTATCCATGGTGAAGAGGAGCTTGCACATGGGAAGAAAATGAAGCTGGATGCTAAGCAG GAGagcaagcaggagagcagcaatGGGGAAGACAGGAACAAGTGTTGTCCCATCTGTAACATGACCTTTTCCTCTCCGGCTGTGGCAACCTCTCACTACTTAGGCAAGACTCATGCCAAGAACATGAAGCAGCAGTCCCCCAAAGTGGAAG AAGTGGTGCCCCCCCAGAAACATCCTGCCACCCTCCCTGCCTCTACTGTGTCTTCTAATGAAGAGAACAAGGACATTACTGACCCAGACAAGTTCTGTAGCCTCTGCCATGCTACTTTCAACAACCCCCTCATGGCAAAACAGCATTATGTAGGCAAGAAGCACAGAAAGCAAGAGACCAAACACAAGCTGATGGCGCACTATGGCCGAACCCCTGATGCACCAGCATCGTCCTTCATGG CTGGGAAGGGGTACCCCTGCAACACATGTAACATAGTACTGAACTCCATAGAGCAGTACCAAGCTCACATCAGTGGCTTCAAACACAAGAATCA GATGCCAGGAGCAGTGCCGATTGTAGGACCATTCCCACCACAGCAGTATGTTCGGGAAGAGTCAACTGCCCCAGGAGGCTACAGTTATTTCAGCCAAGACTTCTAG
- the ZNF346 gene encoding zinc finger protein 346 isoform X8: MADGAGSNGDAVALPVGKEAVDRMIRENSHIFTDAQCKVCSALLISESQKLAHYQSKKHANKVRRYLSIHGEEELAHGKKMKLDAKQESKQESSNGEDRNKCCPICNMTFSSPAVATSHYLGKTHAKNMKQQSPKVEVSIHPTEVVPPQKHPATLPASTVSSNEENKDITDPDKFCSLCHATFNNPLMAKQHYVGKKHRKQETKHKLMAHYGRTPDAPASSFMGCQEQCRL; this comes from the exons ATGGCGGACGGGGCGGGTAGCAACGGGGACGCGGTGGCGCTGCCGGTGGGCAAGGAggcag TCGATCGTATGATCAGAGAGAACAGTCACATTTTCACAGACGCCCAGTGTAAAGTGTGTAGTGCTCTGCTCATCTCAGAGTCCCAGAAGCTTGCTCATTACCAG AGTAAGAAACATGCAAACAAAGTGAGGCGGTATTTGTCTATCCATGGTGAAGAGGAGCTTGCACATGGGAAGAAAATGAAGCTGGATGCTAAGCAG GAGagcaagcaggagagcagcaatGGGGAAGACAGGAACAAGTGTTGTCCCATCTGTAACATGACCTTTTCCTCTCCGGCTGTGGCAACCTCTCACTACTTAGGCAAGACTCATGCCAAGAACATGAAGCAGCAGTCCCCCAAAGTGGAAG TTTCGATCCACCCTACAGAAGTGGTGCCCCCCCAGAAACATCCTGCCACCCTCCCTGCCTCTACTGTGTCTTCTAATGAAGAGAACAAGGACATTACTGACCCAGACAAGTTCTGTAGCCTCTGCCATGCTACTTTCAACAACCCCCTCATGGCAAAACAGCATTATGTAGGCAAGAAGCACAGAAAGCAAGAGACCAAACACAAGCTGATGGCGCACTATGGCCGAACCCCTGATGCACCAGCATCGTCCTTCATGG GATGCCAGGAGCAGTGCCGATTGTAG